A single window of Gossypium hirsutum isolate 1008001.06 chromosome A10, Gossypium_hirsutum_v2.1, whole genome shotgun sequence DNA harbors:
- the LOC107910616 gene encoding armadillo repeat-containing protein LFR isoform X2 — MQKREQGKSGGAAGGNAAPPPKRGRPFGSTAASIASASAADSVAPSTLLGPSLQIHNSFSEQNNKRIVLALQSGLKSELTWALNTLTLLSFKEKDDMRKDACLAKIPGLLDALLQIIDDWRDIALPKELRKGQRTRTLGANSVITGFGNEYEALGSIALLPQSGLGSGSAAEISGQKNTSKRRRSEWWLDEDGLFNLDDEGRAEKQQCAVAASNIIRNFSFMPENEIAMAQHRHCLETVFQCIEDHIVEDEELVTNAIETIVNLAPLLDLRIFSSPKPSYIKITEKRAVQAIMGMLGSQVKAWHCAAAEFLGRMIINPDNEPLLLPFVPQIYKRLVDILSLQAFDAQAAAIGALYNLVDVNMDCRLKLASDRWAVDRILKVIKTPHPVPEVCRKAAMIIEHLASDPQNRTSLLAYENTFAEILFSDGRHSDTFARILFELTSKPNNKIAAARGIWGM; from the exons ATGCAGAAGAGAGAGCAGGGTAAATCAGGTGGCGCGGCGGGTGGCAACGCCGCACCTCCGCCGAAGAGAGGCCGACCATTTGGAAGCACAGCTGCTAGCATAGCCTCCGCCTCCGCTGCTGATTCAGTGGCTCCGTCCACTCTCCTCGGCCCTTCTCTTCAAATCCACAACTCCTTCTCTG AGCAGAACAATAAAAGGATAGTTCTAGCACTTCAAAGTGGGTTGAAGAGTGAGTTAACTTGGGCTCTGAATACTCTCACATTGCTCTCTTTTAAAGAGAAAGATGATATGCGTAAAGATGCCTGCTTGGCCAAAATACCCGGCTTGCTCGATGCTCTTCTCCAAATT ATAGATGATTGGCGTGATATAGCCCTGCCTAAGGAACTTAGAAAGGGACAAAGGACTAGAACATTGGGTGCAAATTCTGTCATAACAGGATTTGGCAACGAGTATGAGGCATTGGGATCGATTGCCTTGCTACCACAGTCGGG ATTGGGGTCAGGTTCTGCTGCTGAAATATCAGGACAAAAGAATACCAGTAAACGACGCCGTTCTGAGTGGTGGCTTGACGAAGATGGTCTATTTAATCTAGATGATGAGGGTCGAGCTGAAAAACAGCAGTGTGCCGTTGCTGCTTCTAATATTATACGCAACTTTTCTTTCATGCCAGAGAATGAAATTGCTATGGCTCAACATAGGCATTGCTTGGAAACTGTTTTTCAATGTATAGAAGATCACATTGTAG AGGATGAGGAACTTGTCACAAATGCCATTGAGACAATTGTTAATTTGGCTCCCTTGCTTGACCTTCGGATTTTCAGTTCACCAAAGCCATCTTACATTAAAATAAC CGAAAAACGTGCAGTTCAAGCTATAATGGGGATGCTAGGATCTCAAGTCAAAGCCTGGCACTGTGCAGCTGCAGAATTTCTTGGGCGCATGATTATAAACCCTGATAATGAACCCCTCCTCCTTCCTTTTGTTCCTCAG ATTTACAAGCGTTTAGTAGATATTTTGAGCTTGCAGGCATTTGATGCCCAAGCTGCTGCCATTGGTGCACTCTATAACCTTGTCGATGTCAATATGGACTGCAGGTTGAAGCTTGCTAGTGACAGATG GGCTGTTGATCGTATACTGAAAGTGATAAAGACTCCGCATCCAGTTCCAGAAGTTTGCCGGAAAGCTGCAATGATAATAGAGCACCTTGCATCTGATCCTCAGAACCGGACATCACTGCTAGCTTATGAAAATACTTTTGCAGAGATACTTTTTTCAGATGGTAGACATTCTGATACGTTTGCAAGGATTTTGTTTGAACTGACTTCAAAACCGAACAACAAGATTGCAGCAGCTCGTGGAATTTGGGGCATGTAA
- the LOC107910616 gene encoding armadillo repeat-containing protein LFR isoform X1, with translation MQKREQGKSGGAAGGNAAPPPKRGRPFGSTAASIASASAADSVAPSTLLGPSLQIHNSFSVEQNNKRIVLALQSGLKSELTWALNTLTLLSFKEKDDMRKDACLAKIPGLLDALLQIIDDWRDIALPKELRKGQRTRTLGANSVITGFGNEYEALGSIALLPQSGLGSGSAAEISGQKNTSKRRRSEWWLDEDGLFNLDDEGRAEKQQCAVAASNIIRNFSFMPENEIAMAQHRHCLETVFQCIEDHIVEDEELVTNAIETIVNLAPLLDLRIFSSPKPSYIKITEKRAVQAIMGMLGSQVKAWHCAAAEFLGRMIINPDNEPLLLPFVPQIYKRLVDILSLQAFDAQAAAIGALYNLVDVNMDCRLKLASDRWAVDRILKVIKTPHPVPEVCRKAAMIIEHLASDPQNRTSLLAYENTFAEILFSDGRHSDTFARILFELTSKPNNKIAAARGIWGM, from the exons ATGCAGAAGAGAGAGCAGGGTAAATCAGGTGGCGCGGCGGGTGGCAACGCCGCACCTCCGCCGAAGAGAGGCCGACCATTTGGAAGCACAGCTGCTAGCATAGCCTCCGCCTCCGCTGCTGATTCAGTGGCTCCGTCCACTCTCCTCGGCCCTTCTCTTCAAATCCACAACTCCTTCTCTG TAGAGCAGAACAATAAAAGGATAGTTCTAGCACTTCAAAGTGGGTTGAAGAGTGAGTTAACTTGGGCTCTGAATACTCTCACATTGCTCTCTTTTAAAGAGAAAGATGATATGCGTAAAGATGCCTGCTTGGCCAAAATACCCGGCTTGCTCGATGCTCTTCTCCAAATT ATAGATGATTGGCGTGATATAGCCCTGCCTAAGGAACTTAGAAAGGGACAAAGGACTAGAACATTGGGTGCAAATTCTGTCATAACAGGATTTGGCAACGAGTATGAGGCATTGGGATCGATTGCCTTGCTACCACAGTCGGG ATTGGGGTCAGGTTCTGCTGCTGAAATATCAGGACAAAAGAATACCAGTAAACGACGCCGTTCTGAGTGGTGGCTTGACGAAGATGGTCTATTTAATCTAGATGATGAGGGTCGAGCTGAAAAACAGCAGTGTGCCGTTGCTGCTTCTAATATTATACGCAACTTTTCTTTCATGCCAGAGAATGAAATTGCTATGGCTCAACATAGGCATTGCTTGGAAACTGTTTTTCAATGTATAGAAGATCACATTGTAG AGGATGAGGAACTTGTCACAAATGCCATTGAGACAATTGTTAATTTGGCTCCCTTGCTTGACCTTCGGATTTTCAGTTCACCAAAGCCATCTTACATTAAAATAAC CGAAAAACGTGCAGTTCAAGCTATAATGGGGATGCTAGGATCTCAAGTCAAAGCCTGGCACTGTGCAGCTGCAGAATTTCTTGGGCGCATGATTATAAACCCTGATAATGAACCCCTCCTCCTTCCTTTTGTTCCTCAG ATTTACAAGCGTTTAGTAGATATTTTGAGCTTGCAGGCATTTGATGCCCAAGCTGCTGCCATTGGTGCACTCTATAACCTTGTCGATGTCAATATGGACTGCAGGTTGAAGCTTGCTAGTGACAGATG GGCTGTTGATCGTATACTGAAAGTGATAAAGACTCCGCATCCAGTTCCAGAAGTTTGCCGGAAAGCTGCAATGATAATAGAGCACCTTGCATCTGATCCTCAGAACCGGACATCACTGCTAGCTTATGAAAATACTTTTGCAGAGATACTTTTTTCAGATGGTAGACATTCTGATACGTTTGCAAGGATTTTGTTTGAACTGACTTCAAAACCGAACAACAAGATTGCAGCAGCTCGTGGAATTTGGGGCATGTAA